Proteins encoded together in one Macadamia integrifolia cultivar HAES 741 unplaced genomic scaffold, SCU_Mint_v3 scaffold2242, whole genome shotgun sequence window:
- the LOC122066123 gene encoding geranylgeranyl transferase type-2 subunit beta 1-like, translating into MGELEAEKHVRYILSVEKKKDGFESLVIEHLRMNGAYWGLTTLDLLGKLGAVDQDEVVSWVMKCQDESGGFAGNIGHDPHVLYTLSAVQILALLNKLDVLDIDKVSNYVAGLQNEDGSFSGDMWGEVDTRFSYIAICCLSILRHLEKINVEKAVDYVVSCKNLDGGFGSTPGGESHAGQIFCCVGALAITGSLHHIDKDLLGWWLCERQVKTGGLNGRPEKLPDVCYSWWVLSSLVMIDRVHWIDKEKLARFILDCQDRENGGISDRPDDAVDVFHTYFGVAGLSLLEYPGLKAIDPAYALPVDVVNRIFFRK; encoded by the exons ATGGGGGAGCTGGAAGCTGAGAAACATGTCCGATACATATTATCTGTTGAAAAG AAGAAGGATGGTTTTGAATCTTTGGTGATAGAGCACCTAAGGATGAATGGTGCATACTGGGGACTGACCACTCTTGATCTTCTCGGGAAGCTTGGAGCTGTTGATCAAGATGAAGTTGTTTCATGGGTCATGAAGTGCCAAGACGAATCTG GTGGCTTTGCTGGTAACATTGGACATGACCCCCACGTACTGTACACTTTGAGTGCCGTGCAAATATTGGCCCTTTTGAACAAGCTAGATGTTCTCGACATTGATAAGGTGTCAAACT ATGTAGCTGGGTTGCAGAATGAAGATGGATCCTTTTCGGGAGACATGTGGGGGGAAGTGGACACCAG ATTCTCTTATATTGCAATATGTTGTCTCTCAATATTGCGTCATTTGGAGAAAATCAATGTGGAGAAGGCTGTGGACTATGTTGTGAGCTGCAAAAATTTGGATGGTGGATTTGGAAGTACACCTGGTGGGGAGTCTCATGCTGGGCAAA TCTTCTGCTGTGTGGGTGCCCTTGCAATAACAGGTTCTTTGCACCACATCGACAAAGACCTCCTTGGCTGGTGGTTATGTGAGCGGCAAGTTAAAACTGGAGGTCTAAATGGACGGCCTGAGAAGCTTCCAGAT GTTTGCTACTCATGGTGGGTTCTTTCTAGCCTGGTCATGATTGACCGAGTACATTGGATAGACAAAGAAAAGCTTGCAAGATTCATATTAGACTGTCAG GACAGAGAAAATGGAGGAATTTCAGATAGACCAGATGACGCTGTTGACGTTTTTCATACATATTTTGGGGTTGCTG GACTCTCACTTCTGGAATATCCAGGGTTGAAAGCCATAGATCCAGCTTACGCTTTGCCTGTCGATGTTGTGAATAGGATTTTCTTCAGGAAGTGA